A portion of the Zootoca vivipara chromosome 6, rZooViv1.1, whole genome shotgun sequence genome contains these proteins:
- the MVD gene encoding diphosphomevalonate decarboxylase gives MAEDKPLAVVTCTAPVNIAVIKYWGKRDEELILPINSSLSVTLHQDQLKTTTTAAISRDFTEDRLWLNGKEDDIGQPRLQSCLREIRRLARKRHSGNGNSGDSSSRSALSLAYRVHIASENNFPTAAGLASSAAGFACLVYTLAKLYGVEGELSEVARQGSGSACRSMFGGFVQWVMGQNADGKDSIAQQVAPETHWPELRVLILVVSAEKKHVGSTAGMQTSVKTSLLLKHRAEALVPERMSQMTQHIQQRDFEAFGELTMKDSNQFHATCLDTFPPIFYLNDISKQVVALVHRYNAHCGKTKVAYTFDAGPNAVLFMLDDTVDEFVEVAKRSFPPENNGGRFLKGLPVGSATPSEELLSAVVRDPTPGAIQYMLLTKPGPGPALVEDASCHLLGADGLPQSSS, from the exons ATGGCTGAAGATAAACCCTTGGCGGTCGTGACCTGCACAGCCCCTGTTAACATCGCGGTGATAAAATACT GGGGGAAGCGTGATGAAGAGCTGATCTTGCCAATTAATTCTTCCCTCAGCGTCACCCTGCACCAAGATCAG CTGAAAACCACGACAACAGCTGCCATCAGCCGGGACTTCACTGAGGACCGCCTCTGGCTCAATGGGAAGGAGGATGATATTGGTCAGCCACGTCTCCAGTCATGCCTACGAGAGA tacGCCGTCTGGCGAGGAAGCGGCACAGCGGTAATGGTAACAGCGGCGACAGCAGCAGCCGCTCTGCCCTCAGCCTTGCCTACAGGGTCCACATTGCCTCAGAAAACAACTTTCCAACAGCGGCTGGGCTGGCCTCTTCTGCAGCTGGGTTTGCCTGTCTAG TATACACGTTGGCCAAGCTCTATGGTGTGGAGGGTGAGCTCTCTGAAGTGGCCCGGCAAGGCTCCGGAAGTGCCTGCCGAAGTATGTTCGGGGGCTTCGTGCAGTGGGTCATGGGGCAAAACGCTGATGGCAAGGACAGCATCGCCCAGCAGGTGGCGCCGGAGACGCACTGGCCAGAGCTGAGGGTGTTGATCCTGGTG GTGAGTGCAGAGAAGAAGCACGTGGGTAGCACGGCAGGCATGCAGACTAGTGTGAAGACCAGCCTCCTGCTGAAG CACCGTGCTGAGGCTCTGGTTCCGGAGCGCATGTCCCAAATGACCCAGCATATCCAGCAGAGGGACTTCGAGGCCTTTGGGGAGCTGACCATGAAGGACAGCAACCAGTTCCACGCGACCTGCCTGGACACTTTCCCACCCATCTTCTACCTCAATGACATCTCCAAGCAAGTGGTGGCCCTGGTGCACCGCTACAATGCCCATTGCGGCAAGACCAAG GTGGCTTATACATTTGACGCTGGCCCAAACGCAGTTCTCTTCATGCTGGATGACACGGTGGATGAGTTTGTGGAAGTTGCGAAGCGCAGCTTTCCTCCGGAGAATAACGGAGGCCG GTTCCTGAAAGGTCTGCCCGTGGGGTCAGCAACACCCTCTGAGGAGCTGCTGTCAGCCGTGGTGAGGGATCCCACGCCAGGAGCCATCCAGTATATGCTGCTCACCAAG CCAGGGCCAGGACCAGCACTGGTGGAAGATGCAAGCTGTCATCTCCTGGGGGCAGACGGGTTGCCCCAAAGCAGCAGCTGA